TAAAATAGAAATATCATAAACTATGGATTTAAATAAGTTAACTGCCATCTCACCAATTGACGGAAGATATAGAGAACAGGTAAAAGAGCTGATACCCTATTTTTCAGAATTCGGACTGTTTAAGTACCGGCTTTTGGTTGAAATAGAATATTTTATTGCTCTATGTGAAATCCCGCTTCTGCAATTAAAAGATTTTGATAACAAAAGATTTAATTCATTAAGGGAGGTATATCGTAACTTCTCCGTCAAAGATGCTGAAATAATTAAAAAAATAGAGCAAAAAACTAACCATGACGTAAAAGCCGTTGAATATTTTTTAAAAGATAAATTCTCAGCGCTGAAAATTCCGGAATATGCTGCGTTTATTCATTTTGGATTGACCTCACAGGATATCAATAATTCAGCCATTCCGCTTGCTTTAAAAGAGGGATTAAACAATTCGCTATTACCCCTGGTAGATCAAATATCTACCGTATTAAATAATCTGGCAAAGCGATGGAAAGATGTACCAATGCTTGCCCGCACCCACGGCCAACCTGCTTCTCCAACTATACTCGGAAAGGAATTGATGGTGTTTGTTGAACGGCTTAACCAACAACTGGAATTATTAAACCAAATACCATTCTCTGCTAAATTTGGAGGCGCTTCCGGTAATTTTAATGCCCATCATGCTGCCTGTCCTAAAATAGATTGGGTGAAATTTGCAGATAAATTTGTAACGGCCAGGCTGGGATTAAAAAGAAGCCGCTATACTACTCAAATTGA
The DNA window shown above is from Cytophagales bacterium and carries:
- the purB gene encoding adenylosuccinate lyase — translated: MDLNKLTAISPIDGRYREQVKELIPYFSEFGLFKYRLLVEIEYFIALCEIPLLQLKDFDNKRFNSLREVYRNFSVKDAEIIKKIEQKTNHDVKAVEYFLKDKFSALKIPEYAAFIHFGLTSQDINNSAIPLALKEGLNNSLLPLVDQISTVLNNLAKRWKDVPMLARTHGQPASPTILGKELMVFVERLNQQLELLNQIPFSAKFGGASGNFNAHHAACPKIDWVKFADKFVTARLGLKRSRYTTQIEHYDNLAALFDNLKRINTILIDLNRDMWQYISMEYFQQKTKESEVGSSTMPHKINPIDFENSEGNLGLANALFEHFAAKLPVSRLQRDLTDSTVLRNIGISLAHTIVGYKSLIKGLDKIVLNETAIKTDLENNWVVVAEGIQTILRREGYPDPYEALKTLTRTKERITKEHLMNFIDKLNVDERVKKELKSLTPFNYIGVKIFK